The Cygnus olor isolate bCygOlo1 chromosome 24, bCygOlo1.pri.v2, whole genome shotgun sequence sequence TATGTGCATGTTTATCATTGTGTAACAAGTCAGCCTGTCACAAAAAGAGCTGTATCCCACTGCAAGTTTTTACTGTTATGGTCTCCTTCACATCATGTAATGTCTTCTAAAGaaagacacattttaaatgactgCTGAAGACTAAATTCCCATAAGCATATTCTACATGTCAGAGAAGTCTCTATTGTGTTACAAAATGAGCCTTTTAAAACCTGAGCTCTGTGTGTCCTGTGCAAGAATCTTCTCATTGTTGTGCTCTTCTGTCAGTCTCCATCATCTACTGCAAGAATCTAGCACCTGTTTCTGCAGCCTGGATCTCTCCCACCAAACAGTTTCATTCAGCTCCCTGCACAGAATAATTGGCTCATCAATGAAACTAGAAAGGTGATGGACAATAAAGtcccaaagcatttttttggggggcccaaaacatgttcagaaaacaaaggaattgTACTCCTTTGTTTCATTACTTATGGCTGAGGTTTCAGGACAAGAAAAATGGGGTTTTAGGAGACCTCTGTGTTGCTGGGAGTTCATCCTCTGAAGTGGGCCCTGGGAAGACTAGTGCAGTGATAGTATTATCTGAaggctgcttctctgcagaggCACTAGCAATTGAAACATTTATGTACTGGTTCCAGAGGATAGCAGTGACAAAATTAGGCTCCTGCAGATAAGCCATTCCCATTACTTATGCCCCAATaagcataaaataaagcttaagtacaaatgttttccaaatcGTTATCAGTTTCCAATTTGGTGTCTCCTCATCACCCTGCAGATCATCATTCATAGCACTCTTTTCCTTTAACTATCCAAAATGGACACAAGCATCACGGGCTATCAAGCATTCTTGTTATTATCATTGCCTAGACTAAACTTGAATCAGAAATCTAGAAGCAGATAGGTCCATGTTTGTAGCACGTCCTGTGATGGTGATGATCATGGTGACACGATGTACGATAATTGCTGCAGGGCAGCATTTTTCTCAGTGTACTGCTCTCCCTATAAATACTCAGAGCATTTTGGTACTAGAGGCCTTTAGAACAAAAGGAAGTGCATGAGACACAGGTAGTTCCAAATGGCTCTTCAGCATACATAAATCTCTTATTGACAGGATGAGTCACAGTACATGTAATAGAGGAATTAAATCTTGAGTCCATtagaaattcttattttcttgctcATCAGCTAAGATCAAGAGAAAGTTGAAATGCAGTGCCTCTGACACTGTTCTTAGTCATAATGGCTTAAGGATTCCCTTCAATGCCTTCCAGgtctcagaatttttttttccctccattgCTATTGCAAAATCTTAATTCAGATACCGGTTCAAAGTGAGGGTGTGCCAATAGACACTTTCTCTTTAACAGCAACCTCAGCATCAACTGCCtccctcatttttcctttaaccaGAAGCAGTGATATAAAACTAATACACTACTTGTTGCTTGTTTTGGTGACCTCTAATCCTGTTTGCTGCATAGACATCCAAGCATATAATCCATCACTGCaaataacatcagaaaataaGTGGCAGTTTACCAGCTGCAAATCATCAGCTAAAAGTAGCCTTAGCACAGCACACATTCCCCATATTGTGTAATTACAGAGAACTGCACAAACTTCACTGATGGTTCAAACCCTATATAGTATGAACCTTTTGTCATTCTTGTATAAAGCAACCACTCCTCATCTCTGAAATGGAGAAGTATTATCAGATACTTTGGGGATACTTTGGGGACTGTTCTCACAAGCATGCTCCCTTGCTCTTCCACACCTTCTGCATGAACTGCATGAGAGTTGAGAGCATTGATGTTATTTGCACAAGGGAGCTCACTTCTGAAATGTGCTTCATTTCATAAGTTCAAAATACATAAGCATTTCTGTAATCACGAAGACAAAAAGATTCAAATGTGCTgcttcctgtttatttttttgcacaACCATAAAATCCAACAACAGCTTtaagaatgacagaaaacaacattCCAAATTGTATCATCCTTTAGACTACAACATTCTATGCTTATGTTTATTGCCTAAGGTTATTTCTATTTAGAAAAGTATCTGTTTGCTGTATTTGAGCCAAACTGAGCATTAATTTATCTCTTCCCTTACAAGTTGAGGAGCTCCTTTAATGGAATCTGGTGACTGTGCAATTAGAAAGCTGTACAGTTTCCTCCATCAACATAAGGTaccaaaaatattctgtattacAGACaaatatacttcatttttaCTAATTTTTATGGATAGTAATATCACATTAATAGACCAATTCAATTCTAGTGCTTCACTTTACCTtgtcagggaagaaaaaaaaaaaaaacacaaacctcaAGACTTATGAGACAAGTAAGTCTCACACATTATCATTGGTTCCTGTGATCTAACAGCCTAATTACTCTTCACTACCAAATGTATATTTGAGTGTTCCGCAAGTCATTTTTGCTGAAATGGCATGGATTGGAAATCATTGTAGgacttgcatttttcatttaagaataCCGCAGTATAAGCTGATAGTATTCATCTCAAGagtcctgttttttgtttttttctcctagcCATATCTAAACAAACTGTTTGTATCTTGAAGACTCCAATGTGTGTAAAAAGTCTACGTAAAATAACTTTAATTCAGTGGGTTTGAAAACATCTTAGTATTAAAAGACGTTTCGAACCTTACCGCTTCATTTCTTAAATTGAATTTAATACATAAAGATGGTAAATCAGCACTACACAATTCCAAAAATTGAGCCTTAGCCATTTTTACCTAACTTAATTCTGATTTAAACAAATCCCGTAGTCTCTTGTATAGATACACAGCTGTAGATTGGCTACATCAGCAGAAGTTTTTTTGTGGACACAACAATGCATACAAAAGTAAAGCAAATAATAGTGTTCCCACTCCATATAATGGAAATCTTCAGAGAATTAATGTGTAGGTAGGATTGCCATTTCTGAACTCTAATATCTCTACATTGATTCCGTCTCTCTATAAAGTGTGAATTGCACATGGAATAAGAAACAAGTAATTAGGTATTTCTGTGTAATTGggggaataaagaaaacagatcacTTTCAGCtcagaaaactgtaatttcaaTGTGCCTGTGATCAAAAATGTGTGCAACAAGTACTAAGTGCCTAGAATAAAACTGATATATAATTGGAGCTTCAATGGTGCAGTGCAGACAACAACAGAAAGGCTTCtcaaagcattttggaaaaattttgttccttcagttcaagcagcagcaaactATGCATGCTGAGGATGGTCCCACCTGCTCAGTAGTTTGCCAACAATTATGTGAGGTGTCTGAATTGTCCTGTTATAAACCCAAGGATCGGTCTCAGTTTTCACTTTCATGCTGGTAGAACTGTAACACAGCAGTATGGAATTAATTACTGACTGCTCCAccaggtttttgtttattttcctggtcTTTCAAGTCTCTCATCAAAAGCTTTGACAAAGCTTTAACCTCTAACAAATgaataatgaagaaaagggttttccattgtctttttccactttttgcTCTCCATCCCATCACAACACTCACATTCAGCTACACTGTGTGGCAATCAACATTCAGATCACACAGTTACCAAAAGCTAATTGGAAGAATTGAGCCTTActgggtcctgcatctggggtgggacaaccctggctatacgtacagactgggctggacagcagccccgcagagagggatctgggtgTTGTGGTTGATAtcaagctgaatatgagccagcagtgtgccctggcagccaggagggccaactgcCACTGCTATtcggtcgagggaggtgattgtcccgttctgctctgcactggtgccataccagagcagagcacagcaggacaatcccttcccttaCCAGCTGGCAGTGCAATGCCTGAGGCACCCTGGGCACATCTGGCCCTgttggctgccagggcacactgatggctcaGATTCAGCTTTCTGTCAACCCGTACCCCAGATCCCCTTCCACAgggctctccagcctctcatcccccagtctgtatgtacagccagggttgccccatcccaggtgcagaatccagtacttgctcttgttaaatttcatacaGCTGGTGATTGCATAGCCCTCCAATTTGTCAAGATCTTCTGCAAGGCCCCTCTACCCTTGAGGGAGCTGACAGCTCCTCCTACttttgtctgcaaacttacttagtataCACGTAAGTCCATCATCTACATCAGTTATGAAAACATTACACAGAACTGTTGCCTCAATGAAAAGAGTATCCCAGGCAAATGGCTAATTTAGTCTCACTTTGAATCACATaccaaaaaaacataaattctaAGGCATTTGTCCTGTGAAAGTTCTTCAGATTCTCTCCTAAGCCAGGAAGACTCAGGTATGTTTCCACCTCTCACCTGATTCCTGCTTGAATGCTCTTGAAAAAAGGAAGCCGGCCTAGAACAGAAAGACTATAACTCATTTTCTTGCAGCCAGAAATGAAACGTGGTTCCTGTCTTTTTACCTCACTATTGCTAGTTTGCCAAATGTCTTGATTAAGAGGTTTCATCAGGTAAAGGACATGCTTATTTCCCACCCTATAACACCATCCCAAGCTGCACTCCAAGTTTTATTTTGGCAGAacactgattttctgtttcttcctaaAATTGCAGACACCCAGCATTGAGGTTGACCAATTCACTAGCTCTTAGCACAGAGTGTCTTTTTGGTCTGGCAGAATAAGAGccttagaatttattttttccatgtctgaatGAAAGATTTTAGGTATCATCTCTTCACTGAAGCAGTGCTGATTCCAGACAATCAGCAGAGTCCCGTCACTATCACTGGATAACTTGTGAGATGTTTCATCACTCTGATCTGCGTACTTTTCTCCACTCACTTTCACTAAAAACGATGCTATAACAAAACAGCCCTTTGAACTTTGCAACAGCATGTCTTCATACACAACTCAAACAGTGATGGGGTGGGTGGGGAAGCTGGAACTCTCCTGTTGGTAGATAgtattttgtatgaaatattACACACGTTCACTGTATGTGTTAACAAAAACTTAAAGAATAAACTGAAATTACTTGCAACTGACTGTTCAGAATGTTTAGTACATTGGCAACCTACTATACATTCTGAACAGTCAGTTGCAAGTAATTGGCATTGGAAGTCCTTTAGGGATCCTTCAGGACTTGCAGGATTCGGGGCATCATAAGGATAGAAGGCATGGGCCATAAACCGTATAATTAAGATGTGTGCAGAGCACATGAATGGATAGGGCACAGATAGGTTCACGTCCTGCAGGCACTATAAAGGTCCAGGCAACCTGCTTTAGGTGGCCCTGCCTGAGGAAGGTGTCAAAAAAGGTAGCTCTGTCTTACAAACATGGTGCTTTTGAAAGTCAAGAACTGCACTTAGACAATTATTACAccataaaagtgaaaaaagcaCAGTTCACAAAGCCAAGCGAGTGGATTTGTCCCTGAACTCCTGCTATCAAGTGGGGAAGGGTACTGAAAACACTTATTTGCTGGCTAATTACTGAAACAAATACTTCTACTTCTAGTGGAACGCAGAGTAAGCAACTCCCAGACTCAGCTACGCTGCCAAACTGGCCCGATGGCATGTTGCAGCCAAGCCCAGCTCAGCATCTGGATGAAATAAAGACCTTTCTGGGGAGCAGTTTTTTGTGCAGTATACTCAGAGGTAAGCAcaacacacacactttttcaGAGCAGACTGAAATCACATATTACCAGTATCACACAGTAGCCCGAATGCCTACACCAGAAATGTTTACATAAAAATAGGTAGCAAGACACTTAACTAATATATAAATGAGGATGAGAATTGTCAttctgaacttaaaaaaaaaatatggatctGTCTTCTGAAGAGTGAAGATGAGAgcaatttgcattatttttagaaattttgGGAAATGCTTAGTTCTTTGAAATACTAAACAAGTTGCTTCACTGATATCTGCTAGCTAGCTATTGTCTGGCTAAAATGGGAGTTTccatttactctttcttttcttattctgctTCCAGACGCACCTTTTCTGGGGAATGTTTATGTGTAATGAGAGATGGTCCACTTAGATGGCACAGTGCTCACTAAATATCCTCTGTTTTAGTACAGTTCTTGCATTTTTGGTATTGAAAGGCTTGTAGTAACCTTTGCGGCCAATGTGACAAACATTGTACAACCAGCACTAAAAATGGCAGCTATGCATCTCCTGGAAGCTCAGGTGGCTGCACATGGCATGTGCTCTGAACACATTCGGAAAGCACCATTAAAGGATTCAGTAGCTATGCACATGACAAAGTTTAGAAATAACCCCCCAAAACAGCCCTTAAAATAGCTGTACGTCAGAAAAAGTCACAATCCCAAGTCTTAAGACACACAtattctttaaattttatttatttttttgcttgtgttgtCATCAAGACTAATCCACTCTTTAAatctgtttggttttcattttccaataatttaataattgaTGAAAAGACTCGATTTTGAATCTTCAGGAAAACTACCAGGTattccaaatacattttgtcTGTCTCTGTCTGGTTTTGTGTTAATGGCCTTAAAACAATAATGTTAGCGTATGCAACCTAAAAAAGAAGCTCAGAGAAGAAAGGTATggcacaaaaccagaaatgagCTTTTTGCTGGCATTGCTATGCCTCTATCCTATAGaaggaaatgataaaaacagGCTTTACGTATAAACACAATAGGTTGAGGCTGCTATTGGCATGCCTAAATTGTGCCTGGAGTTTGTTCTGCAAACCTTTTCCATTAACATTTCTGTTGGAAAAGCTAACTTTTTAGAGATGTAATGAACCATCTGATTTTAATTTGGTTGTTGAACAACGGGTTACACTTTGAATTGTGCATAGCCAAGTTATTGAGCTACACCCAGCTTTATTTCCTTATACAGATAATGATGACTGCTCAAGCGTGAGCAGCATGTGGGTAAGCAGCAACCCTCAGACTTGttttaagtaaattaaaatagctGGATAAGTAAAGGTTTTCTCTGTGGGAGAGATTTGACTCTCCTTATCATCATATTGTTCCCAGGTCTTCCAGCCTAATGGTTGCAGAGAGATCTGCTAATATGGCTTTTGGACTTCGTCTCCTTTTGTCCCCCTGATGGACGGACTGTAACATCTTTATCCTGTTCAGTCACTACCTCTGTTTGGCATCTCTTGCTGGTTTCTTAAATGCTTGTCCAGCCCTGCACAAACACAgctgtttatttcatttcagctctTGTCAAAGATAAAAAGTATCCACATGAGATCCTATGGGACATCTAAGGGTTCTACATTTTCTACAAGATTGTGTTCTAGCAAAGCTAAAGCCCTAGTGAGTGCTTTAGTGATGCTTTGAATTCTAGTCTAAGAAAGATGAACAGAAAGGGGGAACTTCAACTGTCATTGACCCACACCcaggaaaaacattaaaacttgCTGGGAAATCACAGTGAAATTGCAGAACTTGATTCCTCTTTTGAAAAACCCTGTTTGTCCAGTTTAtgtgcagctgcctgcctgctggctggaCACAGTGTAATTCAGGGCCAGCTGAGACATGTCAGGCAAAACAAAGCACCGAGCCAGGGGAGGAGCCTGgcttgaaggttttttttttctgtttatactgTCTCTACTTACTAGTTCTTCAGAGAGGAAATGCAATGTCTGCCTTTAGCTGCAATTTGAGATCCTTTTTGAGTCTCTCTTATTCCCAGTATGCCTGCCACCCGTTTGTTACCTAGCACGTAGCTGAATTAGCCAGCACATGGTAATTAACCTAACAAGGTATTACTGCTACTGGTCTTCCAGCATAATACTGTTCTTCGAGATGTTTTAGATATTTGTCTTACATTTTTCCACACCCAAACAGACGTGCATATTCTCCAGCCCAAAGGAAGACTAGCACTGGCTTTAGATATACTATACAGAGACATTTGTGCAACTTCTTGTTCACAGCACTCTGAAAAAAAGGATGGTGTTTCTCTATATACCCAGAACTATGACCCCAATGGTTTTAACTATGCTGTACCTAAGATACCAACCAGAAATAGCCTATCACATGGTGCTCCTATGTAATATCCATATTTGTCCTAATAGGCAGCCTGAACTTGGACAAATCCCATCTGCCCTTGTGACATGTGATGTCTGAGCTCTTCTGGGAAGGAGCCTGGGCTTTATCTGCCCAAAATCAGCAATGTGGTGCGTCCTGAAAGGGCAGATGGGATAGAtggaggctgctggaggctgctgagCCAGCCAGAGTGCTGGGGCATGTCCACATGGCAGGTAAGTGTGGCCGTGAGTGTGCGATAATGGCAGGATTCACTGGGGTTCCCCCACTTATACAAATAACGTCTTGGTGGTGGTCCCCACCCTAGCCCAAAGGACACACCTGTAGACAAATGAACTAAATGGACAAGCTACTTTAGCCAAAGTCCTGCTTCTATTCTTACTACTCTAGAGGGTATATGCAGCCAAGAGACCAGCCCTGACCAACAAGGTTATTGCCAAAAATCACTAGAGATTTTACTCCTGGGAACATGCTGTCACCATATGGTCTCCACATTAATAACACCAAACAAGTCCTTCATAAACAGTGTTCTAATAACAAATACCAGAGGAATTAATAACAATTTAGCTATTATTTTCTAATGTTCTCACTTTATTAAGAACTTCTATACTGTCTGAATGAGCTATCCCGGAAGAACAACATCTGGCACCCACATGAATACCTGATGAAATCTACATGATCTTGGGTATCTTACAAATTTATTGTCAGCAATAGCATCTGTTTCTGCCAGCATGGCTTACAGtaatactacattttttttttttcattctaggTGCATAGCGTAATGTCCATGCTGTACTACACTCTGATTATAGCTTTTTTCATCGGCACACAGGCAGCTCCAAAGTCAGAAGACAATGCTCCACTGGAGTATCCTGCAGAACACTCCCTACCCAAATCCCACCAGAGTAACGGACACCACATTTCCAAGGCAGCTCCACAGACAACCCACAGCCACTCTACTTGGACGATAGGTAGAAGAGAAGGTATAAATATTACCATGGACCCAAATTTATTTAAGAAGAAGCGTTTCCGGTCTCCTCGGGTCCTGTTCAGCACACGGCCCCCTCCAGTGTCAGGGCAAGGACAGAATATGGGACAGCTCAGCAGTGCAGTCTCTCTCAACAGGACTGCCAGGACCAAGAGGACAGCGCATCCTGTATTGCACCGGGGAGAGTTCTCAGTGTGTGACAGTGTCAGCATGTGGGTTGGGGACAAAACCACAGCCACTGACATCAAAGGCAAAGAGGTGACAGTGTTGGGAGAGGTCAACATtaacaacaacatttttaaacagtactTTTTTGAGACCAAGTGCAGGGACCCTAAGCCAGTCTCCAGTGGGTGCCGAGGGATTGATGCGAAGCACTGGAACTCTTACTGCACCACAACACACACCTTTGTCAAAGCACTGACAATGGAGGGCAAGCAAGCAGCCTGGCGGTTTATTCGAATTGACACAGCCTGCGTGTGTGTGCTTAGCAGGAAGTCAGGGAGACCCTGAGATGGAGCTAAACCCCACAACAACATCCTCCTACCCCCCTACCTCAgcttgtaaattattttaagttataAAAGGACTGCATGGTGTATTTATAGTTTATACAGTACAGAAAGaacttcattatttattaaactCTCTTGGAAACCTTTTGTGTTTGCAATTTACTTACCGGCAGAACCCTTCAGAAGATGTCCACCTTAGTCTCAGTTCAGTCCTACAACTCTGAAACGTTCACAGGACCATTGAACAATCTTTGTTCACTATCCTATATAAAGACcacatttttgcagtttttatatGTAACCCTCTCTTCCACAACAAAACGATTTTCATCACATAACCTGCCAGTTTACTGTGAAAACCTTGTAGGTTTATTTTCAATTGAAATATTTCCAACAATTACCAAAAGACCCTTCAAAACTTGCTTCCAGTTTTACTAAGTATACATAAAGATATTAGTCTTCTATCATTAATCATCTCAGTGAATTCCAGGTAGAGAACACTAGTTCTGCATGTTGCTAGataaatttctaatttaaaattgccaaaatatttttattacaaaaataatccattctgaattatttttgaacatttGTCTACACAAGAGCAGAGTCTAGAAGCGTGTATTTTTGAATTGGAATGGTATTTTACAGCTCATTGCTTAAAAGCTATATTAAAGTGATGGGgttgtaaatgtaaatatacatataaaaataaaaaatcttcacaAGACTTGTAATTAAGAAGTAAAAATTCTCTCAAGGTGGTATTTTGACAATGAGGCATTGACATAGGGGCAAATCTTCTCATGCATgatagaaaaaaacactaagcCTGTATCTTAGCAAGAAGCCCCAAAATAATGATGGGCTCataatttctgtgctttggaGAACACCGATTTCTAGAAGTACATAGTGGAGACTGAGACTCATGCTGGGTGTTTAAGTCACTGCACACTGGATAAAACTATAGTTTCTCTCACTGTTTCCTTTGGAAGAACAGCTGCTATCCATTGCAGaaactgtttcaaaacaaacaccatTAAGGATTTTTAGCTTGGTTTCTTCCAAATCCTAGAAAGTACACTTTTGCCCCTGCCTTTACTCACACACTTACTtcttgaatgaaaaaaacagacctgACATTTGCTTCCCCAGCCTAAACAGCAAAGGAGAGCAAATCTCTAGAGAATATGTATTGTCATAAAATACTGCCAgtggaaaataacaaaatctaGGTAAAATATGCTTTCTAGTAGGACATTGCCAGTCTGTGACATAGAAGGCAATAGTGCAAAGACCATTTCTGATAATCACTCATACGTCACTTTTCAGCCCCCTCTAGTAGATGGTTATGGTGTGGGACATCAATATTCCCATAAGAATGTTTTGCCCCCttcagaacagtattttttgctATATATGCATGAATAGACAGTTATCTGAAAGGTCTAGGAGAGGACAGGATCTTGATTGTCCTGTGGCCACACA is a genomic window containing:
- the NGF gene encoding beta-nerve growth factor isoform X2; this encodes MSMLYYTLIIAFFIGTQAAPKSEDNAPLEYPAEHSLPKSHQSNGHHISKAAPQTTHSHSTWTIGRREGINITMDPNLFKKKRFRSPRVLFSTRPPPVSGQGQNMGQLSSAVSLNRTARTKRTAHPVLHRGEFSVCDSVSMWVGDKTTATDIKGKEVTVLGEVNINNNIFKQYFFETKCRDPKPVSSGCRGIDAKHWNSYCTTTHTFVKALTMEGKQAAWRFIRIDTACVCVLSRKSGRP
- the NGF gene encoding beta-nerve growth factor isoform X3, whose amino-acid sequence is MSTWQAAPKSEDNAPLEYPAEHSLPKSHQSNGHHISKAAPQTTHSHSTWTIGRREGINITMDPNLFKKKRFRSPRVLFSTRPPPVSGQGQNMGQLSSAVSLNRTARTKRTAHPVLHRGEFSVCDSVSMWVGDKTTATDIKGKEVTVLGEVNINNNIFKQYFFETKCRDPKPVSSGCRGIDAKHWNSYCTTTHTFVKALTMEGKQAAWRFIRIDTACVCVLSRKSGRP
- the NGF gene encoding beta-nerve growth factor isoform X1: MSTWQVHSVMSMLYYTLIIAFFIGTQAAPKSEDNAPLEYPAEHSLPKSHQSNGHHISKAAPQTTHSHSTWTIGRREGINITMDPNLFKKKRFRSPRVLFSTRPPPVSGQGQNMGQLSSAVSLNRTARTKRTAHPVLHRGEFSVCDSVSMWVGDKTTATDIKGKEVTVLGEVNINNNIFKQYFFETKCRDPKPVSSGCRGIDAKHWNSYCTTTHTFVKALTMEGKQAAWRFIRIDTACVCVLSRKSGRP